A window from Mya arenaria isolate MELC-2E11 chromosome 9, ASM2691426v1 encodes these proteins:
- the LOC128203449 gene encoding uncharacterized protein LOC128203449, with protein sequence MVIKCSVIGCSNRKDREKDLQYYRIPAVIKNQGDECERLSTNRRRQWLAQLGQSFENKNIDNVRICSAHFVKGKRADLYDQLNPDWVPTINLRGCATPKPPVHNDSTTPSTSRYNRQKDRIQRRLDMSQFATAELTDTGPMDEDSETPCSSTQTDMNGQYIEEMKHDIEALQSQNQHLKSQLSDKFSEKDFEGNDEKVNHLTGLSSHETLMLVFEYLLPYLPSSLVITQFKMLIMTLMRLRLNLSVMFLAYEFGVSQATVSRVFTNVMDCMFARLHPMVHWPQREVLQKTMPMQFRKNFGKKVVSIIDCFEVFIEKPSNLQASAETYSS encoded by the exons atggtAATTAAGTGTTCAGTAATTGGTTGTTCGAACAGAAAGGATCGCGAGAAAGACTTACAATACTACAGAATACCTGCAGTGATCAAAAATCAAGGTGATGAATGTGAGAGGCTATCTACAAATCGGAGACGACAGTGGTTAGCACAACTTGGGCAGagctttgaaaacaaaaacatagatAATGTCCGAATATGTTCAGCTCATTTTGTTAAAG GAAAGAGGGCAGACCTGTACGATCAGCTCAATCCGGACTGGGTTCCTACCATTAACCTCAGGGGATGTGCTACACCGAAACCACCAGTCCATAATGACAGCACAACTCCGTCTACCAGTCGTTACAATCGCCAGAAAGACAGAATACAGCGAAGATTAGATATGTCCCAGTTTGCCACAG CTGAGCTGACAGACACAGGCCCAATGGATGAAGATTCTGAGACTCCATGTTCTTCAACCCAAACAGACATGAACGGGCAGTACATAGAGGAAATGAAACATGATATTGAAGCACTCCAATCTCAAAATCAGCACTTGAAGTCTCAGCTATCAGACAAGTTCTCAGAGAAAGACTTTGAAGGGAATGATGAAAAGGTGAACCACTTGACCGGTTTGTCATCTCATGAAACTCTGATGTTGGTGTTTGAGTACCTCCTTCCCTATTTGCCATCTTCACTTGTTATAACACAGTTCAAGATGTTGATCATGACTCTTATGAGACTAAGACTCAACTTGTCAGTGATGTTCCTGGCATATGAATTTGGTGTTTCTCAGGCGACAGTGTCACGAGTGTTTACCAATGTAATGGACTGCATGTTTGCTAGACTACACCCAATGGTACATTGGCCTCAGCGAGAAGTGTTACAAAAGACAATGCCAATGCAGTTTCGAAAAAACTTTGGGAAGAAAGTTGTTTCCATTATAGACTGTTTTGAAGTGTTTATTGAAAAACCTTCTAATTTACAGGCTTCGGCAGAAACCTACAGCTCCTAA